TAGTTTTCAGTGAAATAATACCCTTCTCGTGCTTCTAACATGAATAAACAATTACCGTCTGCACCGCAGTCTTTGGCAGCTTCATCATGAAGTATAAATTCAATTCCGCTTTGTTTATTTTGAAGTAGTTCTTCAAGGAGTAGTTGTACCTCCCGAATTGTATCCGTATCATTTTTGTCCTTTACATATACATAGGCAGAGCCGTCGCAACTTTGGCAATAGGCTTTCCAGTCTACTAATTTTCCTTTTTTATTAAGAGATATAAGTCCTCTTTGATGGAATAGCATATTTAATTGGATGGATTTGTTTTCACTTAAAGCGCTATGATCACCAAGGGCAATAATTGTACTTTCTTCGTATAGGTCACTTTCTTTTAGTGCTTGAATAATTTTCCCTAGACGTCCGTCGTGCCTCTGGATAGCAGCTATTGTTTCGTTAGATTCAAAGCCGTGATAGTGTCTTTGTGTGTCTAGATCGGTGAAATGTACGAACATGACATTAGGCTTTTTCGTCTGGATTGTATGCACAGCAGAGGCGAGGACGAAATCATCCAGCTCTGGTTGTGATAAACCATTTCTTATATGGCCGAAACGACGATTTAAATCTAATTGATATAGTGGGCTACCGCTAAATAAGGAAACTAACACTTGATTTTGCCAAGGTCTATTTGGAAAAATTTCTGGTAAATTGTAATCGATGTTCGCTCTTCCAGTAACAGGCCATAGAAGGGCAGCTGTCGTTAAATTTGCTTTGCGCGCTTCATCATACAATGTTGTTCCTTTTATTGATTTTCGATACCAATGCCAATCAGGTGATTCACGCCCTGGTTGAAGTAACGTATTGCTAACAACACCGTGCTTGTTAGGGTAATTACCAGTTACGATTGTTGAGTGGCTTGGATATGTTACAGAAGGATAAATTGGTTCTACTTTTTCGACAATCGTGCCCTTTTTTATTAGAGATTGGAAATGAGGTAGTTTTTGTAGTATAGGAAAATCTAAAG
This genomic interval from Bacillus thuringiensis contains the following:
- a CDS encoding ectonucleotide pyrophosphatase/phosphodiesterase; the protein is MDKALTNHVIILSFDCLSALDFPILQKLPHFQSLIKKGTIVEKVEPIYPSVTYPSHSTIVTGNYPNKHGVVSNTLLQPGRESPDWHWYRKSIKGTTLYDEARKANLTTAALLWPVTGRANIDYNLPEIFPNRPWQNQVLVSLFSGSPLYQLDLNRRFGHIRNGLSQPELDDFVLASAVHTIQTKKPNVMFVHFTDLDTQRHYHGFESNETIAAIQRHDGRLGKIIQALKESDLYEESTIIALGDHSALSENKSIQLNMLFHQRGLISLNKKGKLVDWKAYCQSCDGSAYVYVKDKNDTDTIREVQLLLEELLQNKQSGIEFILHDEAAKDCGADGNCLFMLEAREGYYFTENYTGDFIKEITEKDVTPSKKYTFGTHGYSPTKPNYETIFIAAGKGIKSGVTVPYMRLIDEGPTIARLLGLHLGETDGAIVEDLLQL